In one Aythya fuligula isolate bAytFul2 chromosome 12, bAytFul2.pri, whole genome shotgun sequence genomic region, the following are encoded:
- the ZFPM1 gene encoding LOW QUALITY PROTEIN: zinc finger protein ZFPM1 (The sequence of the model RefSeq protein was modified relative to this genomic sequence to represent the inferred CDS: deleted 1 base in 1 codon): MSRRKQSNPRQIKRSLGAMEEGEDAPAGQKSPSEREGAASDQEGSAEHDTSSPPSSEEAESKDVPESPKEPEKPDPGENPQEPNSWNGPGEGLGSGWGGGCPRCRGLADVGFLSADELELAVQDGEQRVRARRSLPEGFSWGPFQGSIHSEPASPGHGETQSPPVTLVLGDESCWLSRLPLVPGEPDANAVIFRKDEAVWCRTTRAVREAEPVCAFVVAEPPAIPSQALKTEPGDSPYTAPLHSDIQLLPQQAGMAAILATAVVNKDVFPCKDCGIWYRSERNLQAHLMYYCASRQSSGSPAVDEKPKETYPNERVCPFPQCKKSCPSASSLEIHMRSHSGERPFVCLICLSAFTTKANCERHLKVHTDTLNGVCHSCGFISTTRDILYSHLVTNHMICQPGSKGEVYSPAPALPNAKPLAPGLSQPNNPPVLKCSLPAFLPEGLPALPQHVVLHGPLPAVLPGPEAPPQPASPPDAATGPPASEAQNGEAKAPAGEGPSSSSSSSSSSSSSGEPVRVKEEPADSPLSEAEAPKSGEGAGSPGSEPEAGSRASSPRSLPAGKVKSELASPTPGSSPVPSEPGAGTAGGTVFLPQYLFGHEAAAAVVPQASEILAKMSELVHSRLKQGHGAVPPALFTGTPVPKGATCFECEITFNNINNYYVHKRLYCSSRHLAEDSPPGVRKLKAPPGAPKGPAAPPGTLLAPASGEGQGTPAGDGDGGRAATPPPPPPAAPPEEGKAGSPEAEAASGRCSEDSQSPGSTGGDEGDEDPSKTLCEACNIRFSRHETYVVHKRFYCASRHDPPLRRPGLTKVPFLPQPPRTRKRRKLYEIHGAEPAPPAAPDPKTPGAAAPSPSSSPDADGPIDLSKKPRRRGEPPAAPPLLPLADYHECTACRISFNSLDSYLAHKKYSCPATPLQPGALEHLQKIKGAVPAVLKGGRSPDDGAAGDGEKAAPTTGSPGGAPKALALPPAYPGASGGDSLQRYPKGAKVPLSVCPYCPLNGAVKGDLIEHFRNAHGLFVAKPLPAGHGLPETPTPGGGRTPEPPAASPPRPPLAPRLRRDSFNGKEARDPPANGSPRPPASPRPPASPPPTPPAYTDRGVQTPPAKGGAGPVPNGNHRYCRLCNIKFSSLSTFIAHKKYYCSSHAAEHVK; encoded by the exons GGGATTGGGATCgggatggggtgggggctgccctCGGTGCCGGGGCCTGGCTGATGTGGGGTTTCTCTCCGCAGATGAGCTGGAGCTGGCGGTGCAGGATGGGGAGCAGCGGGTGCGAGCCCGACGGAGCCTCCCCGAGGGCTTCTCCTGGGGTCCCTTCCAGGGCAGCATCCACAGCGAGCCGGCATCGCCAGGGCACGGCGAGACG CAGAGCCCACCCGTGACGCTGGTGCTGGGGGatgagagctgctggctgtcccGCCTGCCCCTCGTGCCCGGAGAGCCCGATGCCAACGCCGTCATCTTCAGGAAGG ATGAAGCCGTGTGGTGCAGGACCACGCGCGCCGTGCGGGAGGCCGAGCCCGTGTGCGCCTTCGTGGTGGCCGAGCCGCCAGCCATCCCCAGCCAGGCGCTGAAAACCGAGCCTGGAGACTCGCCCTACACGGCCCCGCTGCACTCTGAcatccagctgctgccccagcaggcCGGCATGGCAGCCATCCTGGCCACCGCCGTGGTCAACA AGGACGTCTTCCCGTGCAAGGACTGCGGGATCTGGTACCGGAGCGAGCGCAACCTTCAAGCCCACCTGATGTATTACTGCGCCAGCCGGCAGAGCTCGGGCTCGCCCGCCGTGGACGAGAAGCCCAAGGAGACGTACCCCAACGAGCGCGTCTGCCCCTTCCCGCAGTGCAAGAAGAGCTGCCCCAGCGCCAGCTCCCTGGAAATCCACATGCGGAGCCACAGCG GGGAGCGGCCGTTTGTCTGCCTGATCTGCCTGTCCGCCTTCACCACCAAAGCCAACTGCGAGCGGCACCTCAAGGTGCACACCGACACCCTCAACG GCGTGTGCCACAGCTGCGGCTTCATCTCCACCACGCGGGACATCCTCTACAGCCACCTGGTCACCAACCACATGATTTGCCAGCCGGGCTCCAAGGGAGAGGTTTACTCGCCAGCACCGGCGCTGCCCAACGCCAAACCCCTCGCCCCCG GGCTGAGCCAGCCGAACAACCCGCCCGTGCTGAAGTGCAGCCTGCCAGCCTTCCTGCCTGAGGGGCTGCCGGCCCTGCCGCAGCACGTGGTGCTGCACGGCCCCCTGCCCGCCGTCCTGCCCGGCCCCGAAGCCCCCCCGCAGCCCGCATCGCCCCCCGACGCCGCAACGGGGCCCCCGGCCTCCGAGGCGCAGAACGGCGAGGCCAAAGCCCCCGCCGGTGAAGGGCcgtcctcatcctcctcctcctcctcatcctcctcttcctccggCGAGCCCGTCCGCGTCAAGGAGGAGCCCGCCGACAGCCCGCTGAGCGAGGCGGAGGCGCCGAAaagcggggagggggccggcAGCCCCGGCTCGGAGCCAGAAGCCGGCTCCCGAGCCTCGtccccccgcagcctccccgcgGGGAAGGTGAAATCGGAGCTGGCCAGCCCCACGCCGGgctccagccccgtgcccagcgAGCCGGGAGCGGGCACGGCGGGCGGCACCGTCTTCCTGCCCCAGTACCTCTTCGGCCACGAGGCGGCCGCCGCCGTGGTGCCGCAGGCGTCGGAGATCCTGGCGAAGATGTCGGAGCTGGTGCACAGCCGGCTGAAGCAGGGCCACGGCGCCGTGCCGCCCGCCCTCTTCACCGGCACGCCGGTGCCCAAAGGGGCCACCTGCTTCGAGTGCGAGATCACCttcaacaacatcaacaacTACTACGTGCACAAGCGCCTCTACTGCTCCAGCCGGCACCTGGCCGAGGACAGCCCCCCCGGCGTGCGCAAGCTCAAAGCCCCCCCCGGGGCACCCAAGGGGCCCGCGGCACCCCCGGGGACGCTGCTGGCCCCAGCGTCGGGCGAGGGGCAGGGGACGCCCGCTGGGGACGGAGACGGGGGCCGCGCCGCCACGCCGCCACCGCCACCTCCGGCAGCCCCCCCGGAGGAGGGCAAAGCGGGGTCCCCCGAGGCGGAGGCGGCGTCGGGGCGGTGCAGCGAGGACAGCCAGAGCCCCGGCAGCACGGGGGGGGACGAGGGGGACGAGGACCCCAGCAAGACGCTGTGCGAGGCGTGCAACATCCGCTTCAGCCGCCACGAGACCTACGTGGTGCACAAGCGCTTCTACTGCGCCTCGCGCCACGACCCGCCGCTGCGCCGCCCCGGCCTCACCAAGGTCCCCTTCCTGCCCCAACCCCCCCGCACCCGCAAACGCCGCAAGCTCTACGAGATCCACGGGGCCGAGCCGGCCCCTCCGGCGGCTCCCGACCCTAAAACCCCGGGGGCCGCTGCCCCGtcgcccagctccagccccgaCGCCGACGGCCCCATCGACCTGAGCAAGAAGCCGCGGCGGCGAGGCGAGCCCCCGGCGGCgcccccgctgctgccgctggcCGACTACCACGAGTGCACGGCTTGCCGCATCAGCTTCAACAGCCTCGACAGCTACCTGGCCCACAAGAAATACTCGTGCCCGGCCACCCCGCTGCAGCCCGGCGCCCTGGAGCACCTGCAGAAGATCAAGGGCGCCGTGCCCGCCGTGCTCAAGGGTGGCCGCAGCCCCGACGACGGCGCCGCCGGCGACGGGGAGAAGGCGGCACCGACAacggggagccccgggggtgCCCCCAAGGCGCTGGCTCTGCCGCCCGCCTACCCCGGGGCGTCGGGGGGGGACTCGCTGCAGCGGTACCCCAAAGGTGCCAAGGTGCCCCTCTCCGTCTGCCCCTACTGCCCGCTCAACGGGGCCGTCAAGGGAGACCTCATCGAGCACTTCCGTAACGCCCACGGGCTCTTCGTGGCCAAACCCCTGCCCGCCGGCCACGGGCTCCCCGAAACCCCGACGCCCGGGGGCGGCAGGACgcccgagccccccgccgcttctccccctcgccccccgcTCGCCCCTCGCCTCCGCCGGGACAGCTTCAACGGCAAGGAGGCGCGGGAC CCCCCCGCCAacggcagcccccggccccccgcttCACCCCGGCCCCCCGCTTCGCCC CCCCCCACGCCCCCCGCCTACACGGACAGGGGGGTGCAGACCCCCCCGGCGAAAGGGGGGGCCGGCCCCGTGCCCAACGGCAACCACAGGTACTGTCGCCTCTGCAACATCAAGTTCAGCAGCCTCTCCACCTTCATCGCGCACAAGAAGTACTACTGCTCGTCCCACGCGGCCGAGCACGTCAAGTAG
- the CIDEC gene encoding cell death activator CIDE-3: MDYAKSLSLRLAAPVSKCVSASASMTQQLLLSPAPRPRPFRVCNWDRSLRKGIMAPSLAELLRQAQSALLAPGPVVLVLEEDGTAVETEAFFRTLEEGAVLMALAKGQTWAAPKTPGYQLSLSRKPPRRIDVACVTFDLYKTSPRDLGCLNVKATLYGTYSMSYDLRCRGAKRLVKEALRWVLFTMQATGHVLLGTSCYMEQLLDATEEPKEEERSPALPRVLPRSLPPPPPPPKKTPQ, from the exons ATGGATTACGCCAAATCCCTGAGCTTGCGCCTGGCCGCCCCCGTCTCCAA ATGCGTCTCCGCCAGCGCCTCGATgacccagcagctgctgctgagcccggccccgcggccccgaCCTTTTCGGGTTTGCAACTGGGACCGCAGCCTGCGCAAGGGCATCATGGCCCCGAGCCTCGCCGAGCTGCTGCGCCAG GCTCAGAGCGCCCTGCTGGCCCCCGGCCCCGTTGtcctggtgctggaggaggacgGCACGGCGGTGGAGACGGAGGCGTTTTTCCGCACCCTGGAGGAGGGCGCCGTGCTGATGGCGCTGGCCAAGGGGCAGACGTGGGCTGCCCCCAAG ACCCCCGGCTACCAGCTGAGCCTTTCCCGCAAGCCCCCCCGGCGGATCGACGTGGCCTGCGTCACTTTTGACCTCTACAAAACCAGCCCCCGGGACCTGGGCTGCCTCAACGTCAAAGCCACGCTCTACGGCACCTACAGCATGTCCTACGACCTGCGCTGCCGCGGCGCCAAGCGGCTCGTCAA gGAAGCCCTGCGCTGGGTGCTCTTCACCATGCAAGCCACCGGCCACGTGCTGCTGGGCACCTCCTGCTACAtggagcagctcctggatgCCACCGAGGAGcccaaggaggaggagaggagcccGGCGTTGCCCCGAGTCctgccccgcagcctccccccgccgccgccacccccCAAAAAGACCCCACAGTGA